GACATGGCTAGATATGGCCAATCGATTGCAAGATATGGGTGTACATTCTATCTGTATTAAAGATATGGCAGGGTTACTTAAACCTTACGTTTGTGAGGAGATGGTTTCTCGTTTAAAAGAAACAATTGAAGTACCTATTGCTATGCATTGTCATGCGACGACTGGATTGAGCACTGCGACTTACCAAAAAGCCATTGATGCCGGTATTGATATTTTAGATACCTCTATTTCTTCGATGAGTATGACCTACGGTCACAGTGCCACAGAAACGATAGTCTCTATTGTTGAAGGTACAGAGAGAGATACGGGACTTGAGTTACCAAAATTAGCTGAAATTGCCACTTATTTCCGTGACGTACGTAAAAAGTATGCACAATTTGAAGGTAGCCTTAAGGGTGTCGATGCCCGAATCTTAATTGCTCAAGTACCGGGTGGTATGTTGACTAATATGGAAAGCCAGCTCAAAGAACAAGGGGCTGGTGATAAGATGGATGAAGTGCTAAAAGAAATTCCTAGAGTACGTGAAGATCTTGGTTTTATTCCGTTAGTTACTCCAACCTCACAAATTGTAGGTACTCAGTCTGTAATTAACGTCATAACAGGTGAACGTTATAAGAGCATCAGTAAAGAAACTGCAGGTGTGCTTAAAGGTGAATACGGTGCAACGGCAGCGCCTGTTAATGCAGAACTGCAAAAACGTGTTCTGGATGGTGCTGAAGCGATTACATGTCGTCCTGCTGACTTGATTGATGATGAATTAGAATCATTAACGACTGAATTAACCGAACTTGCCAAAGAAGATTCTTTCGAAATTTCAGAAAACGTGGTTGATGATGTCTTAACTTATGCTCTGTTTCCACAAATTGGGCTTAAGTTTCTTAAAAATAGAAATAATCCCGAAGAATTTGAACCTGCTCCGACAGAACAGGCTGTAGTTGCCAGTCAAAATACTTCAGAGCACGCTAAAACATCAACTGCTGCAGCTTATTCAGTAAGAGTGGATGGCCAAGTGTTCGATGTCGAAGTTGCTGAAAGTGGTGCACTTACTAGTGTGCAACCTGCCGCAACTTCGAAAGCACCTGTTGCGAAAGCGAGTACTGGTGGACAGGTATTAAGCTCTCCTTTAGCGGGTAATATATTTAAAGTGTTAGTGAAAGAAGGTGATACTGTTAATTCTGGTGATGTGATTATCATTATGGAAGCCATGAAAATGGAAACAGAAGTTAGGGCGCCTGCATCTGGTGTGATATCTAGTATTCAAACTAAAGAAGGGGACTCAGTGCAAACTGGGCAATCTCTACTAACAATAGGTTAAGGTTATTAGGTAATGGAAAAGTTAGAAATTTTGTGGCAAAGCACTGCTCTGGCCCATTTTGAGCTAGGGCAAGTGATAATGATGTCAGTAGGGGCTTTGTTACTGTTCTTAGCCATAGTTAAGAAATTTGAACCCCTGCTTTTGTTACCTATTGGTTTTGGTGCGATCTTAACGAACATACCCTTAGCTGGTTTCAGTGAAGCGGGTGGATTACTTTATTATATCTATCATATCGGTATAGATACTGGGGTTTTCCCTTTGCTTATCTTTATGGGCGTGGGGGCAATGACTGATTTTAGTGCGCTTATCGCTAACCCTAGAATGTTGCTATTAGGTGCAGCTGCACAAGCGGGGATATTTGCTACTTTATTTGGGGCTATTGCTCTAAACCTAGTGCCTGGTTTTGAATTTACTTTAAAAGATGCCGCTGCTATTGCCATTATTGGTGGGGCTGATGGTCCTACGGCTATTTTCTTAGCCTCAAAGTTAGCGCCTGATTTATTGGGAGCGATTGCTGTTGCGGCATACTCTTATATGGCATTAGTGCCGCTTATTCAACCGCCAATCATGCGTTTATTGACCAGTGAAGAAGACAGAAAAATCGAGATGCCTCAGTTAAGAGTAGTATCAAAACGTGAAAAAATTATCTTTCCGTTAGCCGTGCTATTACTGACTATTTTATTTTTGCCATCAGCCACGCCATTAGTCGGTATGTTTTGTTTAGGTAACTTGATGAAAGAATCCGGTGTAGTTGATAGATTAAGTAATAGTGCTCAAAACGAATTAATTAACGTAGTGACTATATTTTTAGGATTAGCTGTAGGTTCAAAATTATCGGCAGAAAAGTTCCTTACAGTCGAAACGTTAGGAATTTTAGCATTAGGCGCCATTGCGTTTTCAATAGGAACCGCAGCAGGTATCTTAATGGCTAAGTTAATGAGTAAGTTTAGTAAGCAACCAATTAACCCACTTATAGGTGCAGCTGGTGTGTCTGCGGTTCCAATGGCTGCTAGGGTAGTGAATAAAGTGGGATTAGAATCTAATCACCATAACTTTTTGTTAATGCATGCTATGGGACCTAATGTAGCTGGAGTGTTAGGTTCAGCTGTTGCTGCCGGTATATTACTTGCCTTAGTTGGATAATATATAGCGACTAGTGCTTGCTATTGTTTAGCTCGTCGCTATAATACGCGCTCTTTTTGACTTGCTGAATTAGTGATCGGCAAGTTTGTGTTTAACCTCTTATTTTATTGGAGACATATATGTCACTAAGTACACAAGAAACAGCAGCAATTTTAGCTGAATATGGCGTTAAAGAAGGAGACACTGGTTCTCCTGAAGTTCAAGTTGCATTGTTGACAAGCAACATCAATAAGTTACAAGGTCACTTTGCAGATCATAAGAAAGATCACCACTCACGTCGTGGACTTCTTCGCATGGTTAGCCAACGTCGTAAGTTACTTGATTACCTTAAAGGTAAAAATGTTGAGCGTTATCAAGACTTGATCAAACGTTTAGGTTTACGTCGTTAATCGATGTTTTCCGAAAAAAGACGCTTAGGCGTCTTTTTTTATGTCTGAAACTCGGTATTAAATTACTCTACAAAACTTTGCATCTTAGCTAGGATCAAACACCTTAGTTAACGGGGTTAGAAATGACTCAAAGTTTTTCCATTGTTCTCTGGCATTAGCATTAATGGGTTGACGAACTTGTTCTGAACTAGGTGTTTTGATGGCGCGTTTAGTTTTATAAAACTGCAAGCAGCTTGTTTCAAAAGGTAGCTGACAAAAATCCAATAAACGCCTGACTTGTGTTTCTAGGTCTTCAATCACATCTTCATGTTGGACTCGTAATACAAAACCTGGCAATACGCTGTCCCAGTGGTCCATTAGACTTTGATAAGACTGGTAGTAGTGGGCTAGGTTGTCTAAGTTATAAGAAAACTCCTGTCCCTCAGCGAAGAGTTGTTTGTAGCCACTAAAACAACAGGCAATAGGTTCTCGTCTGGCATCTATAATTTTGGCGTTAGGTAAAATAGCTTTAATCAAACCTATATGCATAAAGTTGTTTGGCATTTTGTCTATGAAAAATGGCGCGCCTTGGCGATAGGTTTGCGTTTCTTCAATAAATTGTTTGCCGAAACGAGCAAAGTAGTCATGGTCTATATCATTAACTACCTTAGGGTAACCGCTTTTGTTACTGCTTAACCTAGCAGCTAGGCCTAAGATATTATGTAATTCCATAGTGCCGTCTACCATAGAGTGAGAGGCAAGTATTTGTTCTAAAAGTGTTGAGCCGGCTCTGGGTAAACCAACAATAAAAATAGGTGCCGGATCGGGATTCCCTAAATTTTCATGCGTACTAAAAAAATTCAGGTTGAATACTGACTTTTGCGCAGAAATTTGTTCGCTAAGTTTACCTTGAGAGTAATGAATGCGCTGGTTTTTAGCGCTATTCCCATATTGATAAAAACTAAACGCTTTTTCAAATTGTTTGTTATCTTCATAGGTTTTTGCCAACGCAAATT
The sequence above is a segment of the Paraglaciecola sp. L3A3 genome. Coding sequences within it:
- a CDS encoding sodium ion-translocating decarboxylase subunit beta, translating into MEKLEILWQSTALAHFELGQVIMMSVGALLLFLAIVKKFEPLLLLPIGFGAILTNIPLAGFSEAGGLLYYIYHIGIDTGVFPLLIFMGVGAMTDFSALIANPRMLLLGAAAQAGIFATLFGAIALNLVPGFEFTLKDAAAIAIIGGADGPTAIFLASKLAPDLLGAIAVAAYSYMALVPLIQPPIMRLLTSEEDRKIEMPQLRVVSKREKIIFPLAVLLLTILFLPSATPLVGMFCLGNLMKESGVVDRLSNSAQNELINVVTIFLGLAVGSKLSAEKFLTVETLGILALGAIAFSIGTAAGILMAKLMSKFSKQPINPLIGAAGVSAVPMAARVVNKVGLESNHHNFLLMHAMGPNVAGVLGSAVAAGILLALVG
- the rpsO gene encoding 30S ribosomal protein S15, with product MSLSTQETAAILAEYGVKEGDTGSPEVQVALLTSNINKLQGHFADHKKDHHSRRGLLRMVSQRRKLLDYLKGKNVERYQDLIKRLGLRR
- the oadA gene encoding sodium-extruding oxaloacetate decarboxylase subunit alpha yields the protein MRKPLAITDVVLRDAHQSILATRMRLEDMLPIASKLDEVGYWSLETWGGATFDACIRYLGEDPWDRIRQLKKAMPKTKQQMLLRGQNLLGYRHYADDVVEKFVERAHTNGVDVFRIFDAMNDLRNLQTAVKAAIKQGAHAQGTMSYTVSPVHNLQTWLDMANRLQDMGVHSICIKDMAGLLKPYVCEEMVSRLKETIEVPIAMHCHATTGLSTATYQKAIDAGIDILDTSISSMSMTYGHSATETIVSIVEGTERDTGLELPKLAEIATYFRDVRKKYAQFEGSLKGVDARILIAQVPGGMLTNMESQLKEQGAGDKMDEVLKEIPRVREDLGFIPLVTPTSQIVGTQSVINVITGERYKSISKETAGVLKGEYGATAAPVNAELQKRVLDGAEAITCRPADLIDDELESLTTELTELAKEDSFEISENVVDDVLTYALFPQIGLKFLKNRNNPEEFEPAPTEQAVVASQNTSEHAKTSTAAAYSVRVDGQVFDVEVAESGALTSVQPAATSKAPVAKASTGGQVLSSPLAGNIFKVLVKEGDTVNSGDVIIIMEAMKMETEVRAPASGVISSIQTKEGDSVQTGQSLLTIG